The sequence GCTGGATCGTCCAGGTCGGCGCGCTCGAGAGCGAAACCGAAGCCAAGCAGCGCATCGACGCCGCCCGCAGCTCGGCCCGCGGCCTGCTGAGCAAGGCCGACCCGTTCACCGAGCCGGTCCTCGCCAAGGACAACCGCAAGCTCTACCGCGCCCGCTTCGCCGGCCTTGAGCGCGACCAGGCCGAAGCCGTCTGCCGCACCTTAAAGCGCGCCGAGATCTCCTGCATCACCGTCCGCAACTGATCTCTTCACCGGTTCGGAACAAAATGCCCGCGCCTTGCGCGGGCATTTTTATTTCCGGAGATGCGGCAATGCCGAGGCTGCTCCCCGACAACCTCTCGTCAAGGATTTACGGTTAAAACTTTGCTCAAGGGATCGACCACGCCGACAAAGGGCGGGCATCGGGGCGACGGCAAACGGAGCAAGCGGAGCTCACACGGTACGGGCGTTTGTGGCGTGGTGCCGGAGTTAGCCGTTATGCGTACGAAGCAGAGTATCCTTGGCCTCGTTTACACGGGCAGCGAGATACGTCGAACCCCCTTGGTCGGGATGGAGTTTCTTCATCAGGGACTTGTGAGCCCTGCTGATGTCGTCGCGCCCCGCGCCCGGCTGCAAGCCAAGGATCTGATAGGCTTCCTCCGTCGTCATTTTGCCGCTCGCCGCCGTGCGGCGCTGCCGCCCTGTCGCATCGGCTTGCGCGTTCTGACGCCAAGCGGGAAACCGGCGGTCCAGATAGCTTTCAAGTAAGGCCACGCTCTCGGCATCGAACGCCGGCACCAGCGCCAGCAGTCCGGCGAGATCGAAGTCGCCGAGATCGCGCCCGGCGTGAGGTCCGGCAACGATCCGGCCGTTCAATTGGCCGGTGTCGTGGTCGAGCCGCATGTCGAGGAATTGCGAGCGCACCCGCGAGGCCTGTCCGGACGGGCGCGTTGCGCCGCCGCCGAACAGCCCGCCGACATTGCCGAACCCCGCGTTGGCCAGCGGTGTCCAGCCGAGCAGCCCGGCGCCGAAGAGTCCGAGCGGAATCGCGACCGCCAGCTCGCCCCGCAGGCCCGTGAACGCGGCGACCGCCAGCGCCAACACCCCGCCGCCGAATTTGAGAACGCGCGCCAACGCCGCCGGATTGGCGGAGCGGAACATCTGGAGCAGCAGGTAAAGCGTGATAACAGCGACGGCGCCGGCAATCAGGGTCATGCCCCGAATATAGTCGCCCTGCCGGCAAAATGCATCGCGTCTGCCGCCGCAGCGGCCGCACCATCGCTACTTCATCTGGCCGATCAGCTTGGCTGCGCCGCTCGCCGTCTTCGCCAATGCCAACAGCGCGTCGCGGCCGCCGGCCGCGTAAGCCGCGGCGGCCCGCAACAGCTCGCGCAGCTGCGCCGCAGCACCGGGATCGAACCGGCACCAGGCCCCACCAGTCAAGCGCGCGATCTCGCGAAAGGCCTGCTCGGCCACGGCGTCATGGCCCTCCTGAAACACGAACACCGGCACCTTGAGCATGCCGAGCTCGCCGGCCTTGGCACAGAGCTCGTCGACCCTCTCCTCCATCGCATCGCCGACGAAGACCACGGCACGCACGCCGGATGCGACCGCCTCGCGCCTCGCCTCGCTCAGCACCTTGCCGATCTGGGTGTCGCCGCCGCGGCAATCGATCTTGCTCATCAGCGCCGCGAGCTTCGCGCTATCGGAGATCCACGCGGTGGCGCGGCACTCGTCGAGACCGCGATAATAGACCAGCCGGATGTCGAGACTGCCGAGCGCTGCGGTCTCGCGAAACATGTCGGCCTGGAGTGCACAGGCCATGTCCCAGGTCGGCTGCCGGCTCATCGTCGCATCCAGCGCGAAGATCAGCCGTCCTTTCGCCCCGGGCGCATGCGGTGACAGCGCGCGCGCCTTGGCGACGAAGGCGGCAATGTCCTCCGAGGTCGAGGTACCGGCCTGCGGCACCGCGCCGGTCTTCGTCGAGACGGCATCACCGCGCGGCTTGGTAGGTTCGCCCGACATCTCTGCTCAATCCTGCCTGGGCGATTCATGTGGTGAGCACGTTTAGCCCGGTCAATGTGCAAAGCCTCCGCGGGCAGATGCCGGCGGAGGCTTTTGGAATCAGTGCCGATGTCGAGGAAGGCGTCAGCTCTTGGCAGGCGCCATCAGTGCGACCGGCCCGGGCTCGAGTATCTTGGGCGGCGACGATTGCGTGTCGACCGGTCTCACCTCGCTGTCGGTCATGCTCAAGAATTTGTCGAGCATGCTCTGGATCGAGTTCTTGGCCGCATCCGGACCGGTGTCGCGCATGTCGTTATGCTGGAATTCGGTCTTCACGACCTGAATGCCCGCCTTCTCGCATTCCTCGTCCGTGGGGATCACGCCCGCATCGGCCTTGAACTGCGGATCGGTCGAGCGGAACGACAGGATCTTGAACTTGCCCGCGGTGACGAAGGGAACGCGCAGATTGTCGAGCGTGACGACCTTCTTGACCTCATCCGGATACTGCTTGGCGAAGTACATCGTGATGTCGCCGCCCATGGAATGGCCGACCATGGTCACCTGGTCGTAGTCGGCGTTGGGCTGAACCTTCTTCATCTCCTGCATCGCGAGATGAATGTTGGCAACGCCGCGCAGGATCTGCGGCAGGCGGCCGACATAGAGCTCGCCCGGCTTGGTCACCATCGGAGGATCGGTCGGCAGATCATGTTGCGGGCTCAGGACCATGTAGCCGCGCGCAGCGAAGATGTTGGCAAGGAAGCCGTACTCGGTGTTTTTGACGGTGTTGCCATGGTTGATCACGGCGACCGGCAGCGTGATCATGCCGGCATTGGCCTGCATTTCCTTGTCGCGGCGCACCGCGACCTGGACGGGCACGGGACGATTGTCGCGCGAAGCGTCGTAGAAGGTGATGGTCTCGTGCTTGATCGCCCACTTGCTCGCCGTGAAATAGGCGATGCCGCAGAGGGCACTGACGGAAACCAGAACGGCAATTCCACGCTTCATTTTCGTCCTCAGCCGCAGGCTCTTGCGGCCTGATCCCTGTTGAAAATCGTGTTCTCCGGGGCTCTGTGTCCCCTTGTCGCCTATTCCCTAATATATGTCACAGCAGCGTGACAGGAAGGCTAAATATTGTGACCTGGCAGCCCTTTCATTGTGCGTTGCACGCGTTTCGTGAGCACCCCGTTCTCAGAAGGGCTACGTCTGGGTGCAGGTCCCCATCTGACGCAACCGGTGTCGATCGGGTTCGATTTGCAGTAACCGTCGGATGAAAACGCGTCGGGCGCCGGGCGGGTTCCCGCGGCAAAACGGCCGCGCGGACCGAGCAGAAGTAGCAATATACCGCCGGCCTCAGGCGCCCAGGACGTCGTGGACTTCGAGCGGCTTATCGACCTGATTGAACCACTCGGCGCGATTGGCGGCGCGGCGGCGGCCGCGCTCGTCGAGCGGCAGCTTGAGTTGGCGGAGCAGGCCCGTCACCTCCTCCCGCGCGGTGAGATGGCCGAGATTGGGCCGCATGCCGAGCGTGGCCTCGTCGATCTCGTCGAGGGCGGTCAGGCCGCGCGGGAAGAATTCGCGATAGACGACGCGCTCGGCGAAGCCGTCGACGTAGCGGAAGCCGAGCCGCAGCGACAAATCCTTCAGCCCCTCGGCGACCAGTTGCTTGTTGCGGGAGCCGAGCATGGACAGGCGATTGCGCACGACGATCCAGTCCGTGGTCGCGCCGTCGAGCTGGCGACGCTTGCGCCTGACGTCGCGCACCATCTCGGCGTAATGGCTCTCCCCGGTGACCGCGTAATTGGTGGGATCGACGGTGCCGAGCACGTCGAAGTCGAGGAAGCTGTCGTTGATCGGCGTCACCAAGGTGTCGGCCATCGAATGGGCGAGCCGCATCAGGTAGCTGTCGGTGCCTGGCGTATCGATGACGATGAAGTCGAAGCTGCTCTCAACCGCCGAGACCGCCTCCATGAATTGCTGGAACTCGGAATTCTCATTCTCGGCGATCTGCATGGTCTCGCCGAGCTTGATGCAGCGATGCACCGGGAGTTCGAGGTGGAGGTCGGTACGGCGCGCCCAGGCGGACCGGTTGCTGATGTAGCGCGTGAAGCTCTGCTGGCGGCAATCGAGGTCGATGGTGGCGACGCGCTGACCGGCCTTCAGAAGCGCAACCGCGATGTGCAGGGCGGTGGTCGATTTGCCGGAGCCGCCCTTCTCGTTGCCGAGCACGACCACATGCGCCGAGCCCGATTGGCCTTGGCTAGCCTGCACAAGCATAGTGATCCTCGACACCCCTAACGAATATCTTCGAGTTGACTGCGTCTGCGGTCAAGTGAAATGCGTGACAGGTCATGCAAATTGCAGAGCGTCGTTCCTCATGATGAATCGCGGCGCCAATATTCATCTGTGGTCCAGCCACAATGTCGCGACAATCAGCGCGGCCTTGCGCGGATGCTGTGCCGCATCCGGATGCATAGCGTCTACGATCGCCGCTTGTTAAGGTTAGCCGGTCGAGCCCGCCTCACCCGCACTGATTCCCAACCCCCGTCGAGTTCTGATGTCTTCAAGCCCCTTGTTCGCCCGCACGGTCCCCGCCTTGCGCCGCGCCGTCGACAATCTCCGCAAGCGAAAGGCCACGATCGCACTGGTCCCGACCATGGGCGCGCTCCATGACGGGCATGTGTCGCTGGTCCGCCTCGCCAAGCGGCGCGCGAGTCGCGTCGTGGTGTCGATCTTCGTCAACCCGACGCAGTTCGCCCCGACGGAGGACTTCGGCGCGTATCCGCGCACCTGGAAGTCCGACATCGCCAAGCTCGCGGCCGAGGGCGTCGATGTGGTCTGGCATCCCGGCGTCGCCGCCATGTATCCGGAGGGCTTTGCCACCCGCATCGTGCCGGAAGGGCCGGCACTGGCCGGGCTCGAGGACCGCTTCCGGCCGCATTTCTTCGGCGGCGTCGCCACCGTCGTCGGCAAGCTGTTCACGCAATGCCGGCCGGATGTCGCGATCTTCGGCGAAAAGGATTTCCAGCAGCTGCGGGTGGTCACGCAGATGGCAGGCGATCTCGACCTCGGCGTCAGGGTGATCGGCTCCCGCACCGTGCGCGAGCGCGACGGACTCGCGATGTCCTCGCGCAACGTCTATCTCTCACCCGAGGAGCGGCAGACCGCCCCCACTCTTTACCGCGCCATGAAGGAGAGCGCGCGGCGGATCAAGGCCGGCGATGCCATCGCGCCGGCGATGGCGGGCGGCGCCGAGATGATCAAGGCGGCCGGCTTCGTGCTCGATTATTTCGAGGTGCGCCATGCGGCAACGCTGGCACCGGTCACCTCGCGCAAGGACGGCCCGTTGCGGCTCCTGGTCGCGGCCAAGCTCGGCAGCACACGGCTGATCGACAATATCGCGGTTTAGAGCAGGCCGAGATCGCGCAGCTCGCGCCGCATCGGCTCCGGCATCGCAGCGATCGAGCCTGCGGCGGACTTGCCGAGATCGGCCGGCACGGAATCGTCGGTGAGATAGCGCCAGCCCTGGAACGGGCGCATCGGCCGCGGCGATACCGAGATCACCTTCGGCTGCATTACGATCCGGCAGCGCCCGATGCCGTCCTTGTCGCGGAACGGCTCGATGCCGATGATCTTCTCCCGCGCGGCGATCTCGCCCTTGATCACCCAATAGAGCGAACCGCCCGCCAGGATCTCGGCGTCGCGCTTGGGCACCATGCGGGTGATGTGGATGTGACGTTGCGGCAGACCTTTCTTCTTGGCGGTCTGCATCCGTTCGGCGATCCACTCCTTCAATTCCTTGACGGAGTCGCAGCCGACGGCGAGCTTGATCAGATGTAGCGGCATGCCTCAGCATTAGCCGGGCAGCCACGCATTTGGAATGCCGATCTACTCGTTATCCGCAGCTGCGGGAGCGACCGTCGAGGCCGGCGGTGGCGCCAGCGGAACCGGTGCGGCGGTCGGCGCACGTGCGGCCTTCGGTGCCGGCGGCGGCTTCTTCGCGGCAGCCGGTGCGGCGGGAGCTGCGGCCTGCGCCGAGGTCGCTGCCGGTGCGCGCGGTGCGGGCGCTGCGGCTGCATTTGCAGCGGGTGCCGCCGGGCGCGTCGACGCCGTGGGCTCCGGATTCATGATGCTGACGGGCGGTGTCGACGAGGCGCTCGGGAACTCGGCATTGGTCGGCTTGCCCGTCGGCATCGACGGCGGCAATCCGGCCAGCGCAGCCGTGGCCGGCATCGCCAGCACGTTTGCGGGAGCATTCCAGGTCGGCGCATAGCGCGCGACCAGCGTGTCGTAGAGATGGGATTCCATGTTGGCAGCGACCTGCCGCTGGTCGGTCAGCGAGCGGAACGCGGCGCAGTCGAACTGCGTGCAGCCGTCGCGCGCGACCAGCACATGCGCGACGAGGCCGTAGCGGTCGCGCTCCAGCGATTTGCGCAGCGCCTTCATGTCGGTCGTCAGACTCTTCTCGGCCGCGGCGACGTCGCCGAGCGCGGTCAGCCGGTCGATCCTCGCAGCGGTGTGGGAGACGGCCGCAGCCGCCGCATCAGGCGCGCCGAACAGCGCCCGCTCGCAGCCAGCGGCGACGGTATCGCCGGCGAGATCGTCGAGACAGGACAGCGCAGGCAGGCTCGCCGTCACCGCAGCATGCGTCCGCAACTCCGCCGGCGCACCCTGCCCCTCCGATCCATAGAGGTGCATGGTGGTGGGCACCGTCACGGCGAGGGCGAGCAGCGTGACGACGGCAAGTGCGCCGTTGGCGACCGATCTGTCGGCGCGCAGCATCGTGACCAGCAGGATCAAACCGAAGAATCCGGCGGCTGCCAGCGTCATCCCCATCGAGAACGCCGGCGAGCGCCAGATTTGGTCGAGCGAAGTGGCCCATGCCCAGTTCATGCGCGACGTTCCCTCACGCGAGCAAAGCGCGGATGGTCAAAGCGAGCACCGCGAGTCGGCAACTGCCCCCGGCCCACCTTGTGAAGGTGAACCGGGCCTTTTAACGGCGAGAGGATACAATTTCCCCGGGAGGCGCCAGTGCGCTGATGGCGACAGTCTTCAGGAGAGCGCGAGCTGGCTTTCCTTGGCGACACGCTCGAAGGCTTCGGTCGAGCTCTTGATCCGGTATTGGCAATCGTCGCCTTCGGTCGGCAGGAGACGGATGATCTCATACGCGCCGCTGGCAGCCGGACGCGCGACGTTGCTGGCCGTGAACAATACGCGCGTTCCCACGGGGAATTTGTGCTTCAACACCCTCTCCATTACTCAAACAACGCCTGCCTCGCCCATGGTCCCACTGCGATGGCCGGCCGGAAACCCAGCTGCTGTATAGCATGCGGAAGGCCGTTTTGGCCAGCGCCATGCCCGCATGGCAAATGCGTAATTTTTGCAGTCTTTTCAGACTGATAACAACAGAGCGGGCGGGCCGGTGATACCGCCGGAGCGCCCGGTCCGGCGGACATGTCGCACCCGGTGTCGCAGCCTTGAGGGAATCGATGGCGGCGCCGGTCCGCGGCACAATTGGTGAGCCAGCACGCGGATCGGCCTCCCCCGTTCGGGCCAGCGATCAGGCGTCCTCGAACTTCGCGATGCGAAGCGTTTCGGCAAGGCCGTCCCGGGTCCATTCCTGGAACGCCGGCAGCGCCAGCATCGTCTCCATATACGCCTTGGTCTCGGGCGTGACCTCGATCGCGTAGGTGCGGAAGCGGTGCACGACAGGTGCGTACATCGCATCCGCCGCACCGAAGCGGCCGAACAGGAACGGTCCCCCCGCGCCGTAGCGCGTGCGGCATTGGCGCCAGATCTCCTGCACGCGCGCGATATTGGCCTTGGCGTCCGCCGACAGCGTCACGGGCCGCACGGGGCGGTGGAGGTTCATGCCGCATTCGTTGCGCAAGGCCATGAAGCCGGAATGCATTTCCGCGCACACCGACCGGGCGTGGGCGCGCGCGGCAACGTCGTCGGGCCAGAGCTTCTTCTCCGGATAACGCTCGGCGATGTATTCAATGATGGCGAGCGAATCCCACACCGTGATGTCACCGTCGACCAGCACCGGCACCTTGCCGGCGCGGCTGAAGGACAGGATCTGCTCCTTGTCGGCGGGATTGTCCGTGTAAAGCGGGATGACGGTCTCCACGAACGGGATGTCATTGGCGCGCAGCGCGAGCCAGGGCCGCATCGACCATGACGAGTAGTTCTTGTTGCCGATCGCGAGTTTCAGTGCAGCCATGTCAGCAGTCCTTCCCGAGGCGTCCTGGAGGGAGCCGCTTTTAGCGCCATCGCCTGCCCCCAATCAATCGTTGCTGCGTCTTGCCCTGCGTGGCAATCGTTGCGGCCCGCAAGGAGACGGACATGAGCAGGCACTGGGTCGACATCACCGCCGTCGGCTTCTTCATCGTCGAATGGCTGGTCTATGCGCTGACGCTGGAGCATTCGGTCTATGGACGCGACAGCCTGTCCGCGCGCATGAACCGCTATCGGGAAGTCTGGGTGCGCCGCCTGCTCGACCGCGACACCCGCATGGTCGACATGCAGATCATGGCCTCGCTCCAGAACGGCACCGCCTTCTTCGCCTCCACCAGCCTGTTCGCGCTCGGCGGCGCACTGGCGCTGCTGCACGCCACCAACGATGCGATCACGATCCTGAGCAAGCTGCCGGTCGATCTCAGCACGTCGCCGGCGATGTGGGAGCTGAAATGCGTTGGGCTCGTGCTGATCTGCGTCTATGCCTTCTTCAAATTCGCCTGGGCCTACCGCCTGTTCAACTACGTCGCGATCCTGTTCGGCGGCATGCCGCCGGCCGACCAGCGCGACACGCTGGAGGCCGAAGCCCACGTCATCCGCACCTCGCGCCTGTTCGAATCCGCCGGCCGCCACTTCAACCGCGGCCAGCGCGCCTTCTTTTTCGCGCTCGGCTATCTCGGCTGGTTCGTCAGCCCCTGGGTGCTGTTCGTGACGACGGCCGCGGTGGTGGTCGTGACCTGGCGCCGACAGTTCGCGTCGAGCGCGTGGGCCGCGATGGCGCCGGAGGTAGCGGATGGCGGGGAGACCAGGCGCGGTCATTGAAGCACTCGTGTTCCGGACAAGCGTAACGCGCCTAAGTTGCAGCGCGGAGCCGGGCACGGAGCGGAGTGTGGGTCATGCTTTCTCCACGTCATTGCGAGCGCAGCGAAGCAATCCAGAGTCTTTCCGCGGAGGGATTCTGGATTGCTTCGTCGCATCAGCGCAAAATTGCTACGCAATTTTGTCGCGAGCTCCTCGCAATGACGGAGTATGAGGCGGCAGGGTTGGCCCCTAATCAACGCTGTCATTCCCCGCGAAGGCGGGGAATCCAGTACGCGGCGGCGTCTCGATCAATCACTGCTGTCTCGGAGTACTGGATCGCCCGCCTTCGCGGACGATGACACTGAGTGTATGGCTATAGACACGGCTTCGCGGCCTCGCGGCTCAATTCGGCCCGAGCTTTGCTTGATCGCTCCACCCTCAAAACCCAAGAGGGCGCAGGGAAGGCCGGGTGCCGGCGGCACCCGCGGTCCGCTGCGCAAAAGGCACACGCAGAAAACCGCACAGCAGCATACAGGTGAAGCCCAACACACGGCCTTCCCTGCGCGATGGTCGGACGGCTTATGCCGCGCTCTCCCGGGAGCCGAGTTCCTTCTGGCCTCCCTCCCCCTCACGGAATTCACCGTCCCCGCGCCGGTTGACGCTAGTGCCGCATCCGCAAGAGCTTGACCGTAGCAACGACGGCCAGGACCACACGGTTTTGCCGTACGCACGGTTCGTTGGCGCCACAGGGTCCGACGGCGTTGTGCACCTTGCCCTCGGAATATGACGCGACGAACCTGACAGCGCCGCTCGTCCACGCGATGCGAAGGGCTCACGGAGAGCAATCCGCCCTGCCCTTGGCTTTCGCGCACGACGCTGCTGCGTCCACCGCAAGCCCGGCTCTGCGATCACACGACAACATGACCGCCCCTCAAGGGTGAGCCGGGATGGACATCACATACGCCGTTTCCGAATTTCGGTAAAGCGGAATATTTTTCCGAATCTGGATTGACTGAGGGCGACACACACACGCTACCCGCCGAAATCCCGTGGGCTGAACGGAAGATCCAACACCTTCCATTCTCCATATTTGTCGGCCGGCAGCATCTTGTAGGGCTGGCAGTTCTGAAGCGCACTCATGGCGGACTTGACGATGGCCACGCCCTTCGCGGATGGCGGAGCCGCCATCAGGATCGGCTCGCGCAACAGCGTGCCGTCGGTGGCGAAGACCGCGCGCAGCTTGATGTTGACGTTGTCGGTCGGAACGACCCCGGCCGGTAGCTTGGCGCAGCTTCTCAGATGACGGCGCAGCGCGGCGATGACCTCCGGGGGAAGCTTGGCGGCGATCGAATCCTTGGCGTCGCCGCCGTCGTCCTTGGAGGCGTCTTTCGGCAGCTCCGTCGGCAATTCGGGCGGCAGGCCGAGCATGACGCCGTATTTGACGGTGACGTCTGGCTGCGGCGTCTGGTAGGCCGGCGGCGGCACGGTCGTGGGCTGCTGCATCGCCTGTGACGGCAGCGGTTGCATGGGTGGCGGCTGCATCGGTTGCGGCGGCGGTTGCGGCATCGGTTGAGGCTGGGCCTGCGGGAGCTGTTGCGGCTGCGCCTTGGCCTCGCTCGGCTGCGGCGGCGAAGGCTGCGGCGGCGTCCGTTGCTCCGCAGAACGTTGCTGCTCAGAAGGTTGCGGCTCGGGCGAAGCCTGCGGCGATGGCGCGGCCTGCTGCTTGGACGCTGCTTCGGACTTGTCGGTGGAATCGAGCTTCGGCAGCTTCAGGTCGGGCGGCGGCTCCGGCTGCTTCTCCTTTGCCGCTTCCTGCTCCTTGATCTCCTCCTTGACCTGTTCGGGCGTGACGATGTCGACGGCCACGGTCTCGGTCGGCGCGGCATGAAACGGATGGACCTCGCTGATCACGATGATCAGCGCCACCAGCGTCAGATGCGCGATTGCGGACGCCGCAATGTCCGCCCGTATGATCTTCCGCAGTTCCATCGACCGATCTTGGGTTGCCGCCGCGGTCCTAGCATACCCCAGGCTCCCCTCAATCCCATTTCGGCGCGAAGCCGAAATCGGTCAGGCGGCCTTGCGGATTGGCGAGCGCGGCGACCCGGCCCATCTCGTCGTCCGACAGCTCGAAATCGAAGATTTCGATGTTTTCGGACAGGCGTTCGACGCGGGAGGTGCGCGGGATCGCAGCGACATTCTGCTGCACCAGCCAGCGCAGGCACACCTGTGCCGGCGATTTACGATGGGTGCGGCCGATCTCCGCGAGCGTCCGGTCGGTCTTGATGCGCCCCTTGGCGATGGGACTGTAGGCGACGAGGGCAAGGCCGTGCTGATCGCAGGCCGCCCTCACCTTCGCCTGGTTCAGATAAGGATGATATTCGACCTGGTTGCAGACGAGCGGCTCGGGTGACGACGCCACCGCCTGCTCGATCAGCGCCACCGTGAAATTGGAGACGCCGATGTGCCGGGTCAGGCCCATCGTCTTCGCATGCGACAGCGCGCCGAGCGTCTCCGCCAGCGGCACGTGCGAATTGGGCCAGTGCAGCAGCAACAGGTCGACGTTCGAAAGCCGCATGCGGGCAAGGCTCTCCTTGACCGAACGCTCGAGGTCATGAGGCGCGAAATGGTTGGTCCAGACTTTCGTGGTCAGGAAGATATCGTCGCGGCGCACGCCCGAGGCCCGCAAGCCGTCGCCGACCTCGCGCTCATTTTCATAGGCCTGCGCGGTGTCGATGTGGCGATAGCCGAGCCGCAGCGCCTGCTCGACCACGCGGGCGGCAAGCCTTCCGCTCAGCTCCCAGGTCCCCAGCCCGATCGCCGGAATCCTTGCACCATTGGCCTCGACGAACAGCATGAGGAATCCTCACTGTTGCGGCAGCCCCGAGATCATCCAGGCGACATTATGGACTCGGCCCATGACGCTGCCAACGATTGCGCAGCAGCCGGGGCCGGATTTCGGTGCAAGACTGATGGCAAGCCTAACGAGAGGTTCGCGTCAGACCTTGGCGAGCGCCTGGAACACCGTATCGGGCGCGTGTGCGATCACGGCGAGCAGCGCGCGGGCCGGTCCCCGCGGGGCGCGCTTGCCCTGCTCCCAGTTGCGGATGGTCTCGACG comes from Bradyrhizobium sp. CCGE-LA001 and encodes:
- a CDS encoding DnaJ domain-containing protein codes for the protein MTLIAGAVAVITLYLLLQMFRSANPAALARVLKFGGGVLALAVAAFTGLRGELAVAIPLGLFGAGLLGWTPLANAGFGNVGGLFGGGATRPSGQASRVRSQFLDMRLDHDTGQLNGRIVAGPHAGRDLGDFDLAGLLALVPAFDAESVALLESYLDRRFPAWRQNAQADATGRQRRTAASGKMTTEEAYQILGLQPGAGRDDISRAHKSLMKKLHPDQGGSTYLAARVNEAKDTLLRTHNG
- a CDS encoding alpha/beta fold hydrolase — its product is MKRGIAVLVSVSALCGIAYFTASKWAIKHETITFYDASRDNRPVPVQVAVRRDKEMQANAGMITLPVAVINHGNTVKNTEYGFLANIFAARGYMVLSPQHDLPTDPPMVTKPGELYVGRLPQILRGVANIHLAMQEMKKVQPNADYDQVTMVGHSMGGDITMYFAKQYPDEVKKVVTLDNLRVPFVTAGKFKILSFRSTDPQFKADAGVIPTDEECEKAGIQVVKTEFQHNDMRDTGPDAAKNSIQSMLDKFLSMTDSEVRPVDTQSSPPKILEPGPVALMAPAKS
- a CDS encoding division plane positioning ATPase MipZ: MLVQASQGQSGSAHVVVLGNEKGGSGKSTTALHIAVALLKAGQRVATIDLDCRQQSFTRYISNRSAWARRTDLHLELPVHRCIKLGETMQIAENENSEFQQFMEAVSAVESSFDFIVIDTPGTDSYLMRLAHSMADTLVTPINDSFLDFDVLGTVDPTNYAVTGESHYAEMVRDVRRKRRQLDGATTDWIVVRNRLSMLGSRNKQLVAEGLKDLSLRLGFRYVDGFAERVVYREFFPRGLTALDEIDEATLGMRPNLGHLTAREEVTGLLRQLKLPLDERGRRRAANRAEWFNQVDKPLEVHDVLGA
- the panC gene encoding pantoate--beta-alanine ligase, which gives rise to MSSSPLFARTVPALRRAVDNLRKRKATIALVPTMGALHDGHVSLVRLAKRRASRVVVSIFVNPTQFAPTEDFGAYPRTWKSDIAKLAAEGVDVVWHPGVAAMYPEGFATRIVPEGPALAGLEDRFRPHFFGGVATVVGKLFTQCRPDVAIFGEKDFQQLRVVTQMAGDLDLGVRVIGSRTVRERDGLAMSSRNVYLSPEERQTAPTLYRAMKESARRIKAGDAIAPAMAGGAEMIKAAGFVLDYFEVRHAATLAPVTSRKDGPLRLLVAAKLGSTRLIDNIAV
- a CDS encoding DUF1489 family protein, with the protein product MPLHLIKLAVGCDSVKELKEWIAERMQTAKKKGLPQRHIHITRMVPKRDAEILAGGSLYWVIKGEIAAREKIIGIEPFRDKDGIGRCRIVMQPKVISVSPRPMRPFQGWRYLTDDSVPADLGKSAAGSIAAMPEPMRRELRDLGLL
- a CDS encoding glutathione S-transferase family protein, which gives rise to MAALKLAIGNKNYSSWSMRPWLALRANDIPFVETVIPLYTDNPADKEQILSFSRAGKVPVLVDGDITVWDSLAIIEYIAERYPEKKLWPDDVAARAHARSVCAEMHSGFMALRNECGMNLHRPVRPVTLSADAKANIARVQEIWRQCRTRYGAGGPFLFGRFGAADAMYAPVVHRFRTYAIEVTPETKAYMETMLALPAFQEWTRDGLAETLRIAKFEDA
- a CDS encoding DUF599 domain-containing protein, whose translation is MSRHWVDITAVGFFIVEWLVYALTLEHSVYGRDSLSARMNRYREVWVRRLLDRDTRMVDMQIMASLQNGTAFFASTSLFALGGALALLHATNDAITILSKLPVDLSTSPAMWELKCVGLVLICVYAFFKFAWAYRLFNYVAILFGGMPPADQRDTLEAEAHVIRTSRLFESAGRHFNRGQRAFFFALGYLGWFVSPWVLFVTTAAVVVVTWRRQFASSAWAAMAPEVADGGETRRGH
- a CDS encoding aldo/keto reductase is translated as MLFVEANGARIPAIGLGTWELSGRLAARVVEQALRLGYRHIDTAQAYENEREVGDGLRASGVRRDDIFLTTKVWTNHFAPHDLERSVKESLARMRLSNVDLLLLHWPNSHVPLAETLGALSHAKTMGLTRHIGVSNFTVALIEQAVASSPEPLVCNQVEYHPYLNQAKVRAACDQHGLALVAYSPIAKGRIKTDRTLAEIGRTHRKSPAQVCLRWLVQQNVAAIPRTSRVERLSENIEIFDFELSDDEMGRVAALANPQGRLTDFGFAPKWD